A region from the Drosophila ananassae strain 14024-0371.13 chromosome 2L, ASM1763931v2, whole genome shotgun sequence genome encodes:
- the LOC6500190 gene encoding metastasis-associated protein MTA3 isoform X1 yields MATNMYRVGDYVYVETTPNSPYLIRRIEELNKNQTGNVEAKVMCFYRRRDLPNPLVQLADKHQLATAEDSPLATKLKKTWLRTPVGEEQAAQAVLDPSIAALDEERTSPTQSSGGAGSGTTGNSGNSTNSGTTNNNSSTASGGGGGGSDAEKGEALTSKQRYQIKHRELFLSRQVESIPATQIRGKCSVTLLNETESLQSYLNKDDTFFYCLVFDPNQKTLLADKGEIRVGSRYQCDIPAKLKDTATDERKLEELESLVWTPEHSLTDRKIDQFLVVSRSIGTFARALDCSSSVKQPSLHMSAAAASRDITLFHAMNILHKHEYSIEEAMSSLVPSTGPVLCRDEIEDWSASEANLFEEALDKYGKDFNDIRQDFLPWKTLKQIIEYYYMWKTTDRYVQQKRVKAVEAELKLKQVYIPQYNNNGKGNGASAKTGSGIYNGTTNGGTDLSNNGKPCESCGATKSSQWNSVSSGHSTCRLCQSCWEYWRKYGSMKSATKGDGSDGDSKKKGSATATTPTAAGAGSGGTPTTVVDLNDDEKISDLTNRQLHRCSIVNCGKEFKLKTHLARHYAQAHGIAISSGSPRPIMKTRTAFYLHTNPMTRVARVICRNIVKPKKAARQSAYAINSLLVKQEFTNRISGKSQAEIKKLLLLKPKDRGSVTKIANRLGAPGSGPHEWLVLTPKEKMPQPTVVSFPKPPKAADGSLVYDRVPNKSPDVVAVPADKELTIIPTQATSTIRKRAHEEQLNGTEVTIVPSGPPAKRPNKDPMPSHCPSPEQFAAMMAASGQPLSRHHLNGKQKIAQMARGGNGRKQVISWMDAPDDVYFRANETHKKTRKILSAVDLRRAARKPWRTLPIKPAAPEPSSRPIESQIVILD; encoded by the exons TGGCCACCGCCGAGGACTCACCGCTGGCGACCAAGCTGAAGAAGACCTGGCTCCGCACACCCGTTGGCGAGGAGCAGGCCGCCCAAGCTGTCCTCGACCCATCAATAG ctgccTTGGATGAGGAGCGCACCAGCCCGACGCAATCTTCCGGCGGAGCAGGTTCTGGGACGACTGGAAATTCCGGCAATAGTACCAACAGCggcaccaccaacaacaacagttcTACTGccagtggcggtggcggtggcggaaGCGATGCCGAAAAGGGTGAGGCGCTGACCAGCAAGCAGCGCTATCAGATCAAGCACCGCGAGCTCTTCCTGTCACGCCAAGTCGAGTCGATACCCGCCACACAAATCCGAGGCAAGTGCTCCGTCACGTTGCTCAACGAAACGGAGTCCCTGCAGAGCTATCTCAATAAAGAC gataCATTCTTCTATTGTCTGGTGTTCGATCCGAATCAAAAGACGCTGCTCGCAGACAAGGGCGAAATCAGGGTCGGCAGCCGCTACCAGTGTGATATACCCGCCAAGCTCAAGGACACCGCCACGGACGAACGAAAGCTGGAGGAACTGGAATCGCTGGTGTGGACGCCGGAGCACAGTCTGACCGATCGCAAGATCGATCAGTTCCTTGTTGTCTCACGCTCCATTGGAACTTTTGCCCGCGCCCTCGACTGCAGCAGTTCGGTGAAGCAACCTTCGCTCCACATGTCTGCCGCAGCAGCCAGCAGGGACATCACACTG TTTCATGCAATGAATATTCTTCACAAGCATGAGTACTCGATTGAGGAGGCCATGTCCTCGTTAGTTCCTTCCACTGGCCCGGTGCTCTGTCGCGATGAAATCGAGGACTGGAGTGCTTCGGAAGCAAATCTCTTCGAGGAGGCGCTGGACAAGTACGGCAAAGACTTTAACGACATTCGACAAGATTTC CTGCCTTGGAAAACGCTGAAACAGATTATCGAGTACTACTACATGTGGAAGACCACCGATCGGTATGTCCAGCAGAAACGCGTCAAGGCCGTGGAGGCGGAACTGAAGCTCAAGCAGGTCTACATCCCGCAATACAACAATAATGGAAAGGGCAACGGAGCATCCGCAAAGACAGGTAGTGGAATCTACAATGGCACCACCAATGGGGGCACCGATCTCTCCAACAATGGCAAACCCTGCGAATCATGTGGCGCCACAAAATCATCACAG TGGAACTCGGTCAGTAGTGGACACAGTACGTGTCGTCTCTGTCAGAGCTGTTGGGAGTATTGGCGAAAATACGGCAGTATGAAATCGGCGACCAAGGGCGATGGCAGTGACGGCGACTCCAAAAAGAAAGGATCTGCGACTGCAACCACACCGACTGCTGCGGGAGCGGGTTCTGGAGGAACGCCGACCACTGTAGTTGACCTTAATGACGATGAAAAAATCAGTGATCTAACCAATCGTCAGTTGCACAG ATGTTCGATTGTCAATTGCGGTAAGGAATTTAAGCTGAAGACCCACCTAGCCCGCCACTATGCACAAGCGCACGGCATAGCCATCAGCTCTGGATCCCCACGACCCATTATGAAGACGCGCACGGCCTTTTACTTGCACACCAATCCCATGACCCGGGTGGCACGTGTCATCTGCCGCAATATCGTCAAGCCGAAGAAGGCGGCGCGGCAGAGTGCGTACGCGATTAACTCGCTGCTGGTGAAGCAAGAAT TTACGAATCGTATTAGTGGTAAATCACAGGCGGAAATAAAGAAACTGCTCCTGCTCAAGCCCAAGGATCGCGGCAGCGTCACAAAGATTGCCAATCGATTGGGTGCGCCGGGCAGCGGCCCGCACGAATGGCTCGTGCTGACACCGAAGGAGAAAATGCCCCAGCCGACTGTCGTCTCATTCCCGAAACCCCCGAAAGCAGCTGACGGCAGCTTGGTCTACGACCGAGTGCCCAACAAGTCCCCCGACGTTGTGGCAGTGCCGGCTGATAAGGAGCTCACCATTATTCCAACGCAAGCCACGTCAACGATACGGAAGCGAGCGCACGAAGAGCAACTAAATGGCACAGAAG TTACTATAGTTCCCAGCGGACCGCCTGCCAAGCGACCGAATAAGGACCCTATGCCCTCGCATTGTCCCAGCCCCGAGCAGTTTGCGGCCATGATGGCTGCATCCGGACAACCGCTCTCCAGACATCAT CTTAATGGCAAACAAAAGATTGCGCAGATGGCACGCGGAGGAAACGGGCGAAAACAGGTCATTAGTTGGATGGATGCACCGGACGATGTTTATTTTAGGGCCAACGAAACACACAA AAAAACGCGAAAAATACTCTCtgccgtggatctgcgtcgtGCGGCGCGGAAACCATGGCGCACACTGCCCATCAAGCCTGCTGCCCCCGAGCCTAGTAGCAGGCCCATTGAATCACAAATCGTCATACTGGACTGA
- the LOC6500360 gene encoding 3-oxoacyl-[acyl-carrier-protein] synthase, mitochondrial: MSFLKNFKIVTVAPLRYSSTSTHSHRRRVVITGSGAVTPLANNAADSWRRILAGESAISKLGPEFKGLPCQVAAQIPKDSLQLDKHLSKSDIKLMSPATQLAVLAAEEALTTGRLNPKELSQEQKERFGVCVGMGMFDLAEVYGTWNQLQRGYNRVSPFFVPRLLPSMACGHISMRHGLRGPNHSVSTACATGAHALGDAMRFIRNGDADVMLAGSGEACIDPLSIAGFCRLRALSTAFNDNPGVASRPFDKSRDGFVMGEGAAVLLLEELEHARARGAPILAELLGYGLSGDAYHITSPSEDGTGATLAMKRALQDAGIKAEEVTYVNAHATSTPTGDRIESHAISRVFGDHTSNVRVSSTKGAHGHLLGSSGNLEALFVVHACADNQLPPSINIEQLDVDVDVVTKSVEWSQNQSRRIALKNSFGFGGTNASLCIASYSE; this comes from the coding sequence ATgagttttttaaagaattttaagATTGTGACAGTAGCTCCACTGCGCTACTCTTCAACCTCAACACATTCCCACCGCCGACGGGTGGTGATCACCGGCAGTGGAGCTGTGACACCACTAGCCAACAATGCGGCGGACTCCTGGCGTCGCATCCTGGCCGGCGAATCAGCAATCTCCAAGCTAGGCCCAGAATTCAAAGGATTGCCCTGCCAAGTGGCTGCACAAATACCAAAGGACTCCCTTCAGCTGGATAAACACCTGAGCAAGTCGGACATTAAGCTGATGAGTCCAGCCACCCAATTGGCGGTTCTGGCGGCAGAGGAGGCCCTGACCACCGGACGCCTCAATCCCAAGGAGTTGAGCCAGGAGCAAAAGGAGCGCTTCGGCGTCTGTGTGGGCATGGGAATGTTCGATCTTGCCGAAGTCTATGGCACCTGGAACCAGCTGCAAAGAGGTTACAATAGAGTAAGCCCTTTTTTCGTGCCCCGACTCCTGCCCAGCATGGCGTGTGGCCACATCAGCATGCGACATGGTCTCCGAGGACCCAACCACTCAGTCTCCACGGCGTGTGCAACGGGTGCTCATGCCTTGGGCGACGCCATGAGATTCATCCGGAATGGAGATGCTGACGTGATGCTGGCGGGAAGCGGCGAAGCCTGCATAGACCCTCTATCCATCGCCGGGTTCTGCAGACTAAGAGCTCTGAGCACCGCCTTTAACGACAATCCCGGAGTAGCCTCCAGGCCCTTCGACAAGTCCCGAGATGGTTTTGTAATGGGTGAGGGAGCTGCAGTGCTGTTGCTGGAGGAACTGGAGCATGCCCGCGCTCGAGGGGCACCCATTTTAGCGGAACTCTTGGGCTACGGCTTGTCGGGCGATGCCTATCACATAACATCGCCCAGCGAAGATGGGACTGGAGCAACGCTGGCCATGAAGCGGGCCCTCCAAGATGCAGGAATCAAGGCCGAGGAAGTCACCTACGTGAATGCCCATGCCACCTCAACACCCACTGGCGATCGCATCGAATCCCATGCCATTTCCCGGGTTTTCGGTGATCATACTTCAAATGTAAGGGTTTCCTCGACGAAGGGAGCCCATGGCCATCTTCTGGGCTCCTCTGGGAATCTGGAGGCACTGTTTGTAGTCCATGCGTGTGCGGACAACCAGCTACCGCCCTCCATCAACATAGAGCAGCTGGATGTGGACGTCGATGTTGTAACCAAGTCCGTGGAGTGGTCTCAGAATCAGAGTCGTCGCATCGCCCTAAAGAACTCGTTTGGCTTTGGAGGCACTAATGCCTCCTTGTGCATTGCCAGCTATTCGGAATAG
- the LOC116654516 gene encoding methanethiol oxidase, whose translation MSTKTCCRGPGYATPLDAMRSGPREKLLYTVTVQPNLDEPHGDYLSTVDVDPESPTYCQVVHRTFTNQKGDELHHSGWNACSSCYFVDEKADKIPKRNRLILPSLNSDFIYILDVVKDPRKPEIVKVIDGDVLKSHNVTGPHTTHCLANGNIMISVMGDAEGYAKGDFILFDSDFNCIGTWTKGDKKALCGYDFWYQPYFDVMVSSEWGAPNKWRRGWQTKDLDDMTQYGCRLNFYKWSTQTLYQTIDLGSDGITPLEIRFLHNPKRAEGFVGCALNAKVFYFKKKDNSDEFEAKKVIDIPEKLVDTGSGEVESMGGMISDIIISLDDRFLYVNCWRHGDVRQYDITDPENPKLTGQLFLGGAIASDLPNVIVKEDKELKERPPARYVKGRRLEGGPQMMQLSLDGKRLYVSSSLYSPWDKQFYPKMVSQGGHIILIDVDTVNGGFALNEDFLVDFGNEPYGPGLPHEMRYPGGDCTSDIWLANDA comes from the exons ATGTCCACAAAAA CCTGTTGCCGCGGACCTGGTTACGCAACCCCCCTGGATGCCATGAGGAGTGGCCCCCGGGAGAAGCTCCTCTACACTGTCACCGTTCAGCCCAATCTGGATGAGCCCCACGGCGACTATCTGTCCACAGTCGATGTGGATCCAGAGAGCCCCACCTACTGCCAG gtGGTTCACCGCACATTTACGAATCAAAAGGGTGATGAGCTGCATCACTCTGGTTGGAACGCCTGTTCCAGTTGCTATTTCGTCGATGAGAAAGCTGATAAAATTCCCAAAAGAAACCGTTTAATTCTGCCTTCCTTAAACTCTGACTTTATCTATATCCTTGATGTCGTAAAGGATCCTCGCAAGCCAGAAATCGTTAAAGTTATCGACGGCGATGTGCTGAAAAGCCACAATGTTACGGGTCCTCATACCACCCACTGTTTGGCCAATGGCAATATCATGATATCAGTTATGGGTGATGCCGAAGGATATGCCAAGGGTGACTTTATCCTTTTCGACTCGGACTTCAATTGTATTGGCACCTGGACGAAGGGCGACAAGAAGGCTTTGTGCGGCTATGACTTCTGGTATCAGCCGTATTTTGATGTTATGGTGTCATCCGAGTGGGGAGCTCCCAATAAATGGCGACG GGGATGGCAGACGAAGGACCTTGATGACATGACACAGTACGGCTGTCGTCTTAACTTCTACAAGTGGTCCACGCAGACCCTTTACCAGACCATCGATCTGGGTTCGGACGGAATAACTCCTTTGGAGATCCGTTTTCTGCACAATCCCAAACGGGCTGAAGGATTTGTTGGCTGTGCATTGAATGCCAAAGTGTTTTATTTCAAGAAAAAGGACAATTCCGATGAGTTTGAGGCCAAGAAAGTGATTGACATTCCGGAGAAATTGGTGGACACTGGCAGTGGAGAGGTTGAATCTATGGGAGGAATGATATCCGATATTATCATATCCCTGGACGATAGATTCCTGTATGTCAACTGCTGGCGACATGGAGATGTCCGGCAATACGATATTACCGATCCTGAGAATCCAAAACTCACAGGACAGTTGTTTTTGGGCGGCGCCATAGCCAGTGATTTGCCGAATGTGATTGTCAAAGAAGACAAGGAACTTAAG gaAAGGCCACCGGCTCGTTATGTCAAGGGGCGCCGGTTGGAGGGCGGTCCACAAATGATGCAGCTCTCCTTGGACGGAAAACGATTGTATGTTTCATCATCTCTCTACTCCCCCTGGGATAAGCAG ttttatccCAAAATGGTGTCTCAGGGCGGTCACATTATCTTGATCGATGTGGATACTGTGAATGGTGGCTTTGCCCTGAATGAGGACTTCTTGGTAGACTTTGGCAATGAACCCTATGGCCCTGGACTGCCCCACGAAATGCGTTATCCTGGAGGTGACTGCACCTCTGATATTTGGCTGGCCAATGATGCATAA
- the LOC6500190 gene encoding metastasis-associated protein MTA3 isoform X2: protein MATNMYRVGDYVYVETTPNSPYLIRRIEELNKNQTGNVEAKVMCFYRRRDLPNPLVQLADKHQPALDEERTSPTQSSGGAGSGTTGNSGNSTNSGTTNNNSSTASGGGGGGSDAEKGEALTSKQRYQIKHRELFLSRQVESIPATQIRGKCSVTLLNETESLQSYLNKDDTFFYCLVFDPNQKTLLADKGEIRVGSRYQCDIPAKLKDTATDERKLEELESLVWTPEHSLTDRKIDQFLVVSRSIGTFARALDCSSSVKQPSLHMSAAAASRDITLFHAMNILHKHEYSIEEAMSSLVPSTGPVLCRDEIEDWSASEANLFEEALDKYGKDFNDIRQDFLPWKTLKQIIEYYYMWKTTDRYVQQKRVKAVEAELKLKQVYIPQYNNNGKGNGASAKTGSGIYNGTTNGGTDLSNNGKPCESCGATKSSQWNSVSSGHSTCRLCQSCWEYWRKYGSMKSATKGDGSDGDSKKKGSATATTPTAAGAGSGGTPTTVVDLNDDEKISDLTNRQLHRCSIVNCGKEFKLKTHLARHYAQAHGIAISSGSPRPIMKTRTAFYLHTNPMTRVARVICRNIVKPKKAARQSAYAINSLLVKQEFTNRISGKSQAEIKKLLLLKPKDRGSVTKIANRLGAPGSGPHEWLVLTPKEKMPQPTVVSFPKPPKAADGSLVYDRVPNKSPDVVAVPADKELTIIPTQATSTIRKRAHEEQLNGTEVTIVPSGPPAKRPNKDPMPSHCPSPEQFAAMMAASGQPLSRHHLNGKQKIAQMARGGNGRKQVISWMDAPDDVYFRANETHKKTRKILSAVDLRRAARKPWRTLPIKPAAPEPSSRPIESQIVILD from the exons ctgccTTGGATGAGGAGCGCACCAGCCCGACGCAATCTTCCGGCGGAGCAGGTTCTGGGACGACTGGAAATTCCGGCAATAGTACCAACAGCggcaccaccaacaacaacagttcTACTGccagtggcggtggcggtggcggaaGCGATGCCGAAAAGGGTGAGGCGCTGACCAGCAAGCAGCGCTATCAGATCAAGCACCGCGAGCTCTTCCTGTCACGCCAAGTCGAGTCGATACCCGCCACACAAATCCGAGGCAAGTGCTCCGTCACGTTGCTCAACGAAACGGAGTCCCTGCAGAGCTATCTCAATAAAGAC gataCATTCTTCTATTGTCTGGTGTTCGATCCGAATCAAAAGACGCTGCTCGCAGACAAGGGCGAAATCAGGGTCGGCAGCCGCTACCAGTGTGATATACCCGCCAAGCTCAAGGACACCGCCACGGACGAACGAAAGCTGGAGGAACTGGAATCGCTGGTGTGGACGCCGGAGCACAGTCTGACCGATCGCAAGATCGATCAGTTCCTTGTTGTCTCACGCTCCATTGGAACTTTTGCCCGCGCCCTCGACTGCAGCAGTTCGGTGAAGCAACCTTCGCTCCACATGTCTGCCGCAGCAGCCAGCAGGGACATCACACTG TTTCATGCAATGAATATTCTTCACAAGCATGAGTACTCGATTGAGGAGGCCATGTCCTCGTTAGTTCCTTCCACTGGCCCGGTGCTCTGTCGCGATGAAATCGAGGACTGGAGTGCTTCGGAAGCAAATCTCTTCGAGGAGGCGCTGGACAAGTACGGCAAAGACTTTAACGACATTCGACAAGATTTC CTGCCTTGGAAAACGCTGAAACAGATTATCGAGTACTACTACATGTGGAAGACCACCGATCGGTATGTCCAGCAGAAACGCGTCAAGGCCGTGGAGGCGGAACTGAAGCTCAAGCAGGTCTACATCCCGCAATACAACAATAATGGAAAGGGCAACGGAGCATCCGCAAAGACAGGTAGTGGAATCTACAATGGCACCACCAATGGGGGCACCGATCTCTCCAACAATGGCAAACCCTGCGAATCATGTGGCGCCACAAAATCATCACAG TGGAACTCGGTCAGTAGTGGACACAGTACGTGTCGTCTCTGTCAGAGCTGTTGGGAGTATTGGCGAAAATACGGCAGTATGAAATCGGCGACCAAGGGCGATGGCAGTGACGGCGACTCCAAAAAGAAAGGATCTGCGACTGCAACCACACCGACTGCTGCGGGAGCGGGTTCTGGAGGAACGCCGACCACTGTAGTTGACCTTAATGACGATGAAAAAATCAGTGATCTAACCAATCGTCAGTTGCACAG ATGTTCGATTGTCAATTGCGGTAAGGAATTTAAGCTGAAGACCCACCTAGCCCGCCACTATGCACAAGCGCACGGCATAGCCATCAGCTCTGGATCCCCACGACCCATTATGAAGACGCGCACGGCCTTTTACTTGCACACCAATCCCATGACCCGGGTGGCACGTGTCATCTGCCGCAATATCGTCAAGCCGAAGAAGGCGGCGCGGCAGAGTGCGTACGCGATTAACTCGCTGCTGGTGAAGCAAGAAT TTACGAATCGTATTAGTGGTAAATCACAGGCGGAAATAAAGAAACTGCTCCTGCTCAAGCCCAAGGATCGCGGCAGCGTCACAAAGATTGCCAATCGATTGGGTGCGCCGGGCAGCGGCCCGCACGAATGGCTCGTGCTGACACCGAAGGAGAAAATGCCCCAGCCGACTGTCGTCTCATTCCCGAAACCCCCGAAAGCAGCTGACGGCAGCTTGGTCTACGACCGAGTGCCCAACAAGTCCCCCGACGTTGTGGCAGTGCCGGCTGATAAGGAGCTCACCATTATTCCAACGCAAGCCACGTCAACGATACGGAAGCGAGCGCACGAAGAGCAACTAAATGGCACAGAAG TTACTATAGTTCCCAGCGGACCGCCTGCCAAGCGACCGAATAAGGACCCTATGCCCTCGCATTGTCCCAGCCCCGAGCAGTTTGCGGCCATGATGGCTGCATCCGGACAACCGCTCTCCAGACATCAT CTTAATGGCAAACAAAAGATTGCGCAGATGGCACGCGGAGGAAACGGGCGAAAACAGGTCATTAGTTGGATGGATGCACCGGACGATGTTTATTTTAGGGCCAACGAAACACACAA AAAAACGCGAAAAATACTCTCtgccgtggatctgcgtcgtGCGGCGCGGAAACCATGGCGCACACTGCCCATCAAGCCTGCTGCCCCCGAGCCTAGTAGCAGGCCCATTGAATCACAAATCGTCATACTGGACTGA